The nucleotide window GCCCCGACTGGCGCCCGTCTCCTGGGCGTTCCAGACCCTCGCCGTGTTCTTCCTGGTCGGCGGACGGATGGGCGCGCAGGGTTACGCGTCCGCCCGCGCCCGGGGCGTTCCCTACCGGCAATGGCTCGGCGCGCGGCTGGCCCGGCTGTTCCGGCCGGTCGCCGCCCTGCTCGCCGTCTGGGCGGTGGCGGCGGGCGTGATGGCGGCCGCGGGCGTCGGCCACGCCACCCTCCACACGCTCGGCAAGCTGGTCCTCTCACCGCTCTGGTTCCTGCTGGTCTTCGCCGCCCTCACCGCCGCCACCCCTCTCGTGGCGAAGGTCCATCCGCTGTGGCCCCTCGTCGTCGTCCTCCATGTCGACCTGCTGAGATTCGGGGCGGAGGCGCCCGCCGCGGTCGGCTGGATCAATGTGGCGGCCGGGTGGCTGGTCCCGTACTGCCTGGGCGCCGCCTGGGCCCGGGGCGGCCTGCGGGGCCGGACGGCCGGCTGGGTCCTGCTCGGCGGGGGAGCCGCCACCACGCTGCTCCTCGTCCTGTTCGCCGGATACCCGGCGTCCATGGTCGGTGTCCCGGGAGCCGCCGTGTCCAACCTCGACCCGCCCACCCTCGCCGTGGTGACCTTCGGGCTCGCCCAGTGCGGTGCGGCCCTGCTGCTGCTCGGCCCGCTGCG belongs to Streptomyces finlayi and includes:
- a CDS encoding acyltransferase family protein, coding for MRDLVRTIEAATPPGRDRAVDALRALAILGVVMGHWLVTALIADSGTVRAASPLQYMPRLAPVSWAFQTLAVFFLVGGRMGAQGYASARARGVPYRQWLGARLARLFRPVAALLAVWAVAAGVMAAAGVGHATLHTLGKLVLSPLWFLLVFAALTAATPLVAKVHPLWPLVVVLHVDLLRFGAEAPAAVGWINVAAGWLVPYCLGAAWARGGLRGRTAGWVLLGGGAATTLLLVLFAGYPASMVGVPGAAVSNLDPPTLAVVTFGLAQCGAALLLLGPLRRLLVRPALWAAVALANLSAMTLFLWHQTAMMAVTATGLWAAGPLPGLHTVPDGAAWVLARPAWLPVFALALLVCRSAFRTYEQGRPGRSRVVREARPDRTVEAHSA